Proteins from a single region of Octopus bimaculoides isolate UCB-OBI-ISO-001 chromosome 11, ASM119413v2, whole genome shotgun sequence:
- the LOC128249055 gene encoding uncharacterized protein LOC128249055, whose amino-acid sequence MTKVKHMRKSPRAKPLDNPAFSDQNESIQAEEGISESIKDHHSPNKTLASYNGPSSLSKKDWNSLPKVQFAGTEYGSYCSLNSFLQDPEIVSADLLSQDFTGLGFNISGNMREGIYIDEVRNRGPAKESGKLRAGK is encoded by the exons TTAAACATATGAGAAAATCTCCCAGAGCAAAACCTCTTGATAACCCAGCATTCTCAGATCAGAATGAAAGCATTCAGGCAGAGGAAG ggatTTCTGAATCTATTAAGGACCACCACTCTCCAAACAAg ACCCTCGCTTCATATAATGGTCCGAGCTCTCTAAGCAAGAAAGACTGGAATTCACTTCCCAAAGTGCAGTTTGCTGGCACCGAGTATGGTTCATATTGCTCTCTGAATAGCTTTTTGCAA gATCCGGAAATTGTAAGTGCGGATTTGTTAAGCCAGGACTTCACTGGTCTTGGTTTCAACATATCAGGTAATATGAGAGAAGGGATATATATTGACGAGGTAAGAAACAGAGGACCAGCAAAGGAATCAGGGAAGTTAAGAGCCGGTAAGTAG